One Oenanthe melanoleuca isolate GR-GAL-2019-014 chromosome 3, OMel1.0, whole genome shotgun sequence DNA segment encodes these proteins:
- the HAO1 gene encoding 2-Hydroxyacid oxidase 1, which yields MSGKPVCIADFEEYAKTFLPKSVYDYYRSGADDQETLADNVAAFSRWKLYPRVLRDVSVMDLSTSVLGQRVTMPVCVAATAMQRMAHPHGETATARACQAVGTGMMLSSWATSSIEEVAEAAPGGLRWLQLYVYKDREVTESLVRRAERAGYRGIFVTVDTPYLGRRLADVRNRFQLPPHLRLKNFSSSDLAFSSGKDIGEDSGLAVYVAEAIDASINWEDIKWLRGLTSLPIVLKGILRADDAKEAVKIGVNGILVSNHGARQLDGVPATIDVLPEIVEAVQGKVEVFLDGGIRKGTDVLKALALGAKAVFVGRPVLWGLAYQGEEGAKEVLQMLKEEFRLAMALTGCRRVEEIGRTLIRRHQVFFSKI from the exons ATGTCTGGCAAGCCAGTGTGCATTGCAGATTTTGAGGAGTATGCTAAAACCTTTCTGCCCAAATCCGTGTACGATTATTACCGGTCTGGGGCCGATGACCAGGAAACGCTGGCAGATAATGTCGCAGCGTTTTCCAG gtgGAAGCTGTACCCCCGGGTGCTCAGGGACGTGTCGGTGATGGACCTGTCCACCTCGGTGCTGGGGCAGAGGGTCACCATGCCCGTGTGCGTGGCCGCCACCGCCATGCAGCGCATGGCTCACCCCCACGGAGAGACGGCGACCGCCAGAG CGTGCCAGGCCGTGGGCACAGGGATGATGCTGAGCTCCTGGGCCACCTCTTCCATCGAGGAGGTGGCCGAGGCGGCCCCGGGCGGCCTGCGCTGGCTGCAGCTGTACGTGTACAAGGACCGGGAGGTGACAGAGTCGCTGGTGAGGCGCGCCGAGAGAGCCGGATACCGAGGGATCTTCGTCACCGTGGACACGCCGTACCTGGGCCGGCGCCTCGCCGACGTCCGCAACAGGTTCCAGCTGCCCCCGCACCTCAG ATTAAAGAACTTCTCGAGCAGTGACCTGGCGTTTTCCTCGGGGAAAGACATTGGAGAAGACAGTGGGCTGGCTGTGTACGTTGCTGAGGCCATCGATGCCAGCATCAACTGGGAGGACATCAAGTGGCTGCGGGGGCTGACTTCGCTGCCCATCGTGCTGAAAGGGATCCTCAGGG CTGATGATGCCAAGGAAGCTGTAAAGATTGGGGTAAATGGGATCCTGGTGTCAAATCATGGAGCACGGCAGCTTGATGGGGTCCCTGCTACT ATTGATGTCTTGCCTGAAATCGtggaggctgtgcaggggaAGGTGGAGGTGTTCCTGGATGGTGGTATAAGAAAAGGCACGGATGTTCTCAAGGCATTGGCTCTTGGTGCCAAAGCTGTTTTCGTTGGGAGACCTGTCCTCTGGGGATTGGCTTATCAA GGTGAAGAAGGAGCAAAAGAAGTTCTCCAGATGCTGAAGGAGGAGTTTCGCCTGGCAATGGCACTGACAG GATGCCGGAGAGTAGAAGAAATTGGCAGGACACTGATCCGAAGACATCAAGTATTCTTTTCCAAGATTTAG